The nucleotide sequence GTGTTCCGGTCGACGTTCGTAGAGCCGAAGGCACCCAGCTCGGCCGGCATCTTCGCCCCGTTCGCCACGCCCCAGGAGCCGTCGGCGACCGAGCCGTCGCCGGCCGAGTCGTCGGACGACGAGGAGCCGCCCGCCGCCGTCCGTTCCTGGGTGATCGAACCGGCGTTGCCGACGCCCGCGCCCGAACCGGAGAAGCCGCGGACCATCTTCGACGCGCCCGAGATCCCCGCCGACGACGAGGACGAGTCGGGCGAGCAGGAGGGCCACGGCCTTGCCGCGCTGCTCGGCTTCGGAGCGCCCGAGTCCGATGTTCCGTCCGGCCGATCCGTCATCGGTGACACGACGAGCGTCATCCCGATCGACCCGTCCGCGTTCACCCGGCCGCCCGCGCCGACCGAGCCGCCCGCCACGCCCATCGCCGATGCGATCCTCCCCCCGGCCGAGGAGCCGCTCACGGCCTCGTCGTCGTTGTACCAGCCGGTCCTTCCCCCGATCGACGCGGCAGCGCTCTTCGAGCCGCCGGTCGAGACGCCGGAGCAGCAGCAGGATGCGGCGGAGATCGCCGACCTCCTGCGCGCGTCTCACGAGGAGCCGGAACTCGCCGCACCGCCCGCGTCGCCGTCGGCATACGAGCCGCCCGCAGTGTTCGACGCCCCGGACGTCGTCGACACCCCGACGCAGCAGCTCGACACGTCCGAGATCGCCGCGCTGCTGCGCGACGAGCCCGTCGAATCCCTTCCGTCTGCTCCGGCCTTCCCCGCCGCGGAGGCCGAACTGGCGATGGGTGGCCTGCCGTCGCCCGCCACCAGCCCGATCGACGCCGAGAGCATCGCGAGCGCCTCAGAGCCGGAGCCGTTCGCCACGGACCCGTTCGCGCCGGAGCCGTTCGCCACTGAGCCGTCGGCCCCTGAAGCCGCAGACGAAACTGCAGCCGACGACGTCGAGGCGGAGGAGTCCGACGGACTGGCCGAGCTGTTCGGCGACGTGGAAGTGGAACCCGAGACAGGCCCCGCATCGCCGATCGTTGGCGAACCGCTCTCGGAGCCGGGCGACGAGAGCACGGACGAATCGATCGACGAAGCGCCGGAACCCGCGGCCGGAGTCGAGGGTCCGCAGCTCACTGCGACGACACCCTTCGCGTTCACGCAGACCGTCCCTGTCGACACCACCGCAGCCCCGCCCACTGCACCTGAACCGTCCGCTGCCCCGGCGTGGGAGCTTCCCGCCGCCGCGGGCGCCTCGGCCGCAGCCGCCTCCGCTGCGACGGTCGGCACCGGCAGTGCCGCTACCGTTTCCGCGACCACGGCCGACGGCGCAGCAGGCGCCACCGCCGCACCCGCGTCTCCGACCGGTGGCGACTTCTGGAACTCGCGCAACAACCGCATCCTGCTCATGGTCGGGGGCGCCCTGGCCGTCGTGCTGGTGCTCATCGGCCTCTTCGCGATCGGGACACGCATCCCGTCGTGGCTCGGTGCCGCCAAACCCGCGCCGGTGGCGGCCACCGCGTCGGCCTCCGCGAAGCCCAGCGCGACTCCGACCCCGACGCCCACCCCGGTGCCCACCGTGACGCCCAAGCCCGCCGCCGCCGTCGGCGCCGGCACGCACCCGTGGGATGCGCTGGGCGGCGGCGAGTGCATCCAGCCGTTCACGACCGTGTGGGCGGAGGAGTTCACCGTCGTCGACTGCGCCGCACCGCACACCGCGCAGCTCGTCTACACCAACCTGCTCTCCGCCGACCCCGCTGCGCCGTATCCCGGCGCAGACGCCCTCGCGCAGCAGATCCCCGGCCTCTGCACGGCGGGTGGCGTTGTCGATCTGGGTGCCGCAGGCGCCTACCCGGACCTCCAGGTCACGGGCTCGTTCCCGGCCACGGAGCAGCAGTGGAAGGACGGCCAGCGCTCGTACTACTGCTTCGCCACCCGGTCGAGCGGCGAGCCGCTCACCTCGTCGGTCGCCGGTCCCGGCCCCGCCGCCTGACCCGCACCGGTCAGCCCTCCGCGCCTCCGGGCGCCGCCAGGTCGGCCTCATACCGCACGAGCGCGCCCGGCGGGTTGATCCGTCGCGCTGACGCGAGCAGCTCCGCCTCCGTGTCGTGACCGGGGGTCGTCACGTTCAGCACCACCGCGTCACGGGAGGCTCCCACACCGAAGAACCCCTCCGCGTCGAGATCCGCGAGCGCTCCGACCATGGCATCCAGCAGTTCCGCGTTGAGCTCGGAAGAACGCTCGTACGGGCCTCCGAGCGCGTCGAAGAGCGGCTCGACCTCGGCGAACAGCCGGTCGCCGAACAGGTCGTAGGGGGAGTCGTTGACCGCCCAGCGCAGCTCGTCCGCATCCAGCTCCACGCCCTCGGCGCGACACCGTTCGACCGCGCGCTCCAGACCCTCGAGCGAGCACGCCGTCGGAGCCGGTCTGTGGGCGAGCGGCGTCGTCCAGAGGCCGAAGTAGTAGAAGGTCTCCGAGGGGCGTTCGGCACGGAGCGCGGTCCACGCCGAGCGGGCCGCCGCGCGGAGGGCGGAGCGGATGTGCGCGACGTCGTCCACGGTGGAGCTCAGAGTCCGTGCGCCGGGCGGCTCAGAGCTCGGTCTCGATGGGTTCCCGCACGACGAGCTCGTCGACGCCCCGGAGCACCTCGTCCGGCCGGAACGGGTACCGCTCGATCTCGCTGCGGTCGCTGATGCCGGTGAGCACGAGGATGGTGTGCAGCCCGGCCTCGATGCCGGCCACGACATCCGTGTCCATCCGGTCGCCGATCATGGCCGTGTTCTCGGAGTGCGCGCCGATGCGGTTCATCGCCGAGCGGAACATCATCGGGTTCGGCTTGCCGACCACGTACGGGTCGCGGCCGGTCGCCTTGGTGATCATCGCCGTCACCGCGCCTGTGGCGGGCAGCGGACCCTCCGCGCTGGGTCCGGTGGCGTCGGGGTTCGTGGAGATGAACCGCGCGCCCTTGCCGATGAGGCGGATCGCCTTGGTGATCGCGTCGAAGGAGTAGCTGCGCGTCTCGCCGACGACGACGTAGTCCGGGTTCGTATCGGTCATGATGAAGCCGGCCTCGTGAAGGGCCGTGGTGAGCCCGGCCTCGCCGATCACATAGGCGGTGCCGCCGGGCATCTGCGACTTGAGGAAGTCGGCCGTCGCCAGCGCCGACGTCCAGATCGACTCCTCGGGCACGTCGAGGCCGGAGGTGCGCAGCCGTGCCGCCAGGTCGCGCGGCGTGAAGATGGAGTTGTTGGTGAGCACGAGGAACGGGGTGCCCTGGTCGCGCCACTGTTGGATGAGGTCGGACGCTCCGGGCAGGGCCTGGTTCTCGTGGACGAGGACGCCGTCCATGTCGGTGAGCCAGCATTCGATCTCGTCGCGACGCGTCACGTGGGACCCCTTTCACCGGGAAGCGGATGCGTCCAGCTTAGGGGCCGCGCCTCTCTCGCGGTGAGGCGGGCGGCCGCGGTGGATACGCTGAACCTGTGGATGAAACGGCGAACCCGACGCACGAGCTGACGACCAACGGTGTCGGTCCGTGGCAGGGCGAATGGCCGGACGACCCGCGATTCGACGCCGAACTGCTGCGCCACGGCGACACCCGCAACGTGATCGACCGCTACCGGTACTGGACGATGGAGGCGATCGTCGCCGACCTCGACGAGCACCGCCACCCGTTCCATGTGGCCATCGAGAACTGGCAGCACGACATGAACATCGGGTCGATCGTCCGCAGTGCCAACGCCTTCGCCGCTGACACCGTCCACATCATCGGCCGCCGCCGCTGGAACAAGCGAGGCGCCATGGTCACCGACCGCTACCAGCACGTCGTGCACCACGACGATGTCGCCGCTTTGGTGGAGTGGGCGCGCGGTGAAGGCCTTCCCGTGATCGCGATCGACAACGTTCCGGGGTCGGTCCGGATCGAGACGTTCGCGTTTCCGCGGGAGTGCGTCCTGCTGTTCGGACAGGAGGGTCCGGGTCTGTCGCCGGACGCCCTGGCCGCGGCGGATGCGGTGGTCGAGATATCTCAGTTCGGCTCGACGCGCTCCATCAACGCGTCGGCGGCCGCGGCCGTCGCCATGCACGGGTGGATCCGCCAGCACGTCGCTTTCGACTAGCGGTTGATCCGCCGCCAGACGAGCTTGAGCCCCGACCAGTCCTCGTCCACCGCCGCCACTTTCACATCGACGAGTCCGCGCTCGAGTGCGGCGTCGCGGATGAGGTTCTCCGTGATGTCGCTGACATGCCCGGCCGCTTTGCGCGGCCAGGCCGCCCACACCATCCCGTCGGGGCGGATGCGTTCCCCCAGCTCGTCGAGCTCGTTGAGGAACACCGCCGCCTCCCGGTAGAACGCGAGGATGAGTCCACTCGGCGCCTCGTCGGTCCAGTCGACCTCGGGTGCGCCGTCGAGCGGGATGCTCCAGCCGGGATCGGCGTGGAGCACGCTCACGCGCATCCCGGCTTTCAACCCGAGCTTCTTCCAGAGCGGTGTGCCCGAGTAGCCGGCGGGCGTCACCGTCGCCATCCGGCGTCGTCTGAGATGCGCTTGATTGCGGCCGCATCCAGGTCGTACACCGTCTCGCCGTCGTCCGGCGCGGGGGCAGACACCAGATGCGCTCGGATCGGGCCGTCGTCGGGCAGCTGCACCCACGCGAAGCCCGCGCCCCGTACGGCACGCTCCCGCGGTGCCGGCCAGAGCACATCGGTCGTGTTCGCGACCGCGGGCGCGACGACGACGGGGATGCCCGCCGGCCCCGCCTCCGTGAGGAGGCCGTGGTGGTAGTGCCCCGCAAGGATGAGCCGCACATCCCCCTCGCTGAGCGTGTCCAGCAGCGGCTGGGAGTCGACGAGCCGAAGCGACTCGAACAGCACGGTCGTCGGCGTCACGGGCGGGTGATGGAGGACGACGATGGTCCCGCTCTCGGACGGCGTGGCGAGCAGGTCGCGGAGGCGGTCGAGCTGTGCCTCCTCGACGCGGCCGTACCCGGCGAGCGGCACGCTCGTGTCGACCGTCACCACACGGAAGCCGCGCACGGTCGTCTCGGTCTCGCGCGCGCCGAGCACCTCCTCGAACCCGTCGGGGAGGTCGTGGTTGCCCATCGCGTAGACGACAGCCGCACCGCGCTCGGCCGCCCACGGCTCGAGCGTCGCCTTCAGCTTCCGGTACGACGCCGCCGAGCCGTCGTCGGACAGGTCTCCCGACGCGACGATGAGGTCGACCGCCTCGAGCGACGACGCACGCGCCAGCACGCGATCGAGCGCGGCCAGTGTGTCCACGATGCCGTAGTGCAGCCGGCCGTCGCCGTACAGATGCGTGTCGGAGAGGTGGAGGATGCGCAGCGTATCGGTCACGCCGCCACCCTAGCGCCGGCCACCGTCGCCGGACGCCGTCGCCTGCGCCGCCGCGCGGGCACCGTCACGTCACTCGGTGTCGAGCGCTTCGATGATGGAGTCGACCGCCGTCACCAGGTTGTGCAGCGCCTGGCGCTCGATCGAGTCCTCCGGCAGCTTCTGGATGTCGTAGCTGGCGGCGCTCGCCGCCTGCCGGGCTTGCGCGATCGCTGCCTGGACTTCGAGATCGGCCATGTCGTCCTCCTCGGTTGCGGGTGCTGTCTGCCGCCACCCTAGTGCGGGCGGCGGCCCGACCACCAGAGGTGCGCTGCCCCTCCCGGTCCGCCTACCCGATGAGCGACGGGCGCAGGTCGCGCAGCGTCCGGAAGTGCGTCATCCTCGTCACGCCGATCGCCGCGATGAGCAGCGCGATCAGCATCCACAGCGCGAGCACTCCCGCGTCCGCCCAGGCCGTCGCCGGATTGCCGCCGTACATCAGCTGGCGGATGCCGTCGACCGCGTACGACATCGGCAGCACGTGGTGCAGCGACGCCAGCGGGCCGGGGAGGGTCTGCCAGGGGAACGTGCCGCCCGCGGTGACGAGCTGGAGCACCATCAGCACGAGGCCGAGGAACTGCCCGACGCTGCCGAGCCAGACATTGAGCGCGAGGATGATCGCCGCGAACGTGACGGATGCCAGACCCATCAGCCCGTACATCCCGACCGGGTTGTCGATGCGGAACCCGAGCGCGCCGGAGACGATCGCGAACAGCCCGATCATCTGGATCGCCCCGAGGAGGCCAGGGGTGAGCCAGCCCGCGAGGGTGATCTTGACGGGCGAGTGCAGCGCGGTGATCGCCCGTCGCGACACGGGCTTGACGATGAGGAACAGCGCGTAGATGCCGATCCACGCGGCCAGGGCGACGAAGAACGGAGCGAGGCCGGCACCGTACGTGCCCGCGGAGGTGATCGAGTCGTTCTTCAGGTTCACCGGGTCGGCGATGGTGGACGCCTGCTTCTTCTGCAGGCTCGGGGAGTTGTCCGGGATGCGGTCGACTCCCTGCTTCAGCCCGTCGCGCAGCTGCGTTGTGCCGTCGTGCAGGGTCGTCAGCCCGTCGCGCAGCTGGGCGGCCCCGCTCGCGGCGGTCGAGGCGCCGGAGGCCAGCTGGGAGGCGCCGGAGGCGGCCTGCTGCGAGCCGGACGCGACCTGCGACGCCCCGCCGGCGACCTGGTCGGCGCCCGCGGAGAGCTGGTTGATCTGACCGACGGCGCCCTGGATCTGCGCGTTGCCGGATTGCACCTTCGTGTCGAGGTCGCCGAGCACCGCCTTCACCTCGGCGAGCTGCGCCTCGGTGGCCCCTGCTGCGGTCAGCCGGTTCAGGAGGTCCTGCTGGGCGGCGGGCGCTTCCGCGGCGATCTGGGCTGCCGCGGCGCCCGCCTCGTTCGCCTTCGCGGCGAGCTGCTGGTTGCCCGCGGCCACTTGGGCCGCGCCGTCGCTCACCTGCTGGGCGCCGGACGCCAGCTCTCCGAGCTTGCTCGCCAGCTCCTGAGAGCCGGAGGCGAGCTGCGACGTGCCGTCGGCGAGCTGCGAGGCCCCCGACTGCGCCGTGGCGCTGCCGTCGACCAGCTGGTTCGCGCCGTCGACGGCCGTGACCAGGTTGGAGCGGATGTCGGCGAGCCCGACGAGGAACTGCTTGGCCGCCTGCTCGTTCACCTGCTTGACGATCGACGTGCGGATCTTCTCCGCCGCCTGCGTGCCGATCGTGGAGGCGAGGTAGCTGTTCGTGTCATTGGTCGTCAGCGTGACGACCGCGCGATGCGGGCTGGTGCCGGAGGCGGAGGCCAGTGCGGACGAGAAGTCCTTCGGGAAGGTGATGCTGAAGTCGTACTTCGAGTCGTCGACCCCGCTCGCGGCGGAGCTCTTCTCCACGCGGTGCCACTGGAACGAGCCGTCCTCGATGAGCTGGTCGGCCACGTCGTCGCCGTAATTGACGGTCTTACCGTCGACGGTCGTGCCCGCGTCATCCACCACGATGGCCGCCGGGATGCGGTCCAGGTTCGCGTACGGGTTCTGGTTGGCCCACAGGTAGAGGCCTCCGTACAGGACGGGGACGCACATCAGTGCGATGAGCGCCACGATCGACATCGGGCTGGCGGTGAGACGGCGGAACTCCGCCGCGATCATCTGCGGGATCTTCATGCGCCTTCTTCATTCGGCTGGGTCACGATCAGGTCCGGGAGATCGTCGGTGTCATCCCGGCCGGGGTCTTCGTCAAAGGTGTTCGGTCCGGTCTCGTCCATTCGGGAGACCAACGAAGCGGCGGCGATGGCCGCGGCGGAGGCGTCGCCGGCGACGATGAGCACGGCGATGTCGCGGCCGGCCAGCTCGCGGGCGAACCGCCACCATTCGACCGGGTCGCCTCCGTGCCGGTCGGGGGAGACGATGACCAGCGCATCCACACCCTTCCGGAGCAGTGCGAGCTCGG is from Leifsonia sp. 466MF and encodes:
- a CDS encoding YhgE/Pip domain-containing protein — translated: MKIPQMIAAEFRRLTASPMSIVALIALMCVPVLYGGLYLWANQNPYANLDRIPAAIVVDDAGTTVDGKTVNYGDDVADQLIEDGSFQWHRVEKSSAASGVDDSKYDFSITFPKDFSSALASASGTSPHRAVVTLTTNDTNSYLASTIGTQAAEKIRTSIVKQVNEQAAKQFLVGLADIRSNLVTAVDGANQLVDGSATAQSGASQLADGTSQLASGSQELASKLGELASGAQQVSDGAAQVAAGNQQLAAKANEAGAAAAQIAAEAPAAQQDLLNRLTAAGATEAQLAEVKAVLGDLDTKVQSGNAQIQGAVGQINQLSAGADQVAGGASQVASGSQQAASGASQLASGASTAASGAAQLRDGLTTLHDGTTQLRDGLKQGVDRIPDNSPSLQKKQASTIADPVNLKNDSITSAGTYGAGLAPFFVALAAWIGIYALFLIVKPVSRRAITALHSPVKITLAGWLTPGLLGAIQMIGLFAIVSGALGFRIDNPVGMYGLMGLASVTFAAIILALNVWLGSVGQFLGLVLMVLQLVTAGGTFPWQTLPGPLASLHHVLPMSYAVDGIRQLMYGGNPATAWADAGVLALWMLIALLIAAIGVTRMTHFRTLRDLRPSLIG
- a CDS encoding DUF3052 family protein codes for the protein MATVTPAGYSGTPLWKKLGLKAGMRVSVLHADPGWSIPLDGAPEVDWTDEAPSGLILAFYREAAVFLNELDELGERIRPDGMVWAAWPRKAAGHVSDITENLIRDAALERGLVDVKVAAVDEDWSGLKLVWRRINR
- a CDS encoding TrmH family RNA methyltransferase, which encodes MDETANPTHELTTNGVGPWQGEWPDDPRFDAELLRHGDTRNVIDRYRYWTMEAIVADLDEHRHPFHVAIENWQHDMNIGSIVRSANAFAADTVHIIGRRRWNKRGAMVTDRYQHVVHHDDVAALVEWARGEGLPVIAIDNVPGSVRIETFAFPRECVLLFGQEGPGLSPDALAAADAVVEISQFGSTRSINASAAAAVAMHGWIRQHVAFD
- a CDS encoding DUF4303 domain-containing protein, which translates into the protein MDDVAHIRSALRAAARSAWTALRAERPSETFYYFGLWTTPLAHRPAPTACSLEGLERAVERCRAEGVELDADELRWAVNDSPYDLFGDRLFAEVEPLFDALGGPYERSSELNAELLDAMVGALADLDAEGFFGVGASRDAVVLNVTTPGHDTEAELLASARRINPPGALVRYEADLAAPGGAEG
- a CDS encoding HAD-IIA family hydrolase produces the protein MTRRDEIECWLTDMDGVLVHENQALPGASDLIQQWRDQGTPFLVLTNNSIFTPRDLAARLRTSGLDVPEESIWTSALATADFLKSQMPGGTAYVIGEAGLTTALHEAGFIMTDTNPDYVVVGETRSYSFDAITKAIRLIGKGARFISTNPDATGPSAEGPLPATGAVTAMITKATGRDPYVVGKPNPMMFRSAMNRIGAHSENTAMIGDRMDTDVVAGIEAGLHTILVLTGISDRSEIERYPFRPDEVLRGVDELVVREPIETEL
- a CDS encoding metallophosphoesterase family protein, with protein sequence MTDTLRILHLSDTHLYGDGRLHYGIVDTLAALDRVLARASSLEAVDLIVASGDLSDDGSAASYRKLKATLEPWAAERGAAVVYAMGNHDLPDGFEEVLGARETETTVRGFRVVTVDTSVPLAGYGRVEEAQLDRLRDLLATPSESGTIVVLHHPPVTPTTVLFESLRLVDSQPLLDTLSEGDVRLILAGHYHHGLLTEAGPAGIPVVVAPAVANTTDVLWPAPRERAVRGAGFAWVQLPDDGPIRAHLVSAPAPDDGETVYDLDAAAIKRISDDAGWRR